Proteins from a single region of Phycisphaeraceae bacterium D3-23:
- a CDS encoding ferritin-like domain-containing protein, with product MTNEQRQTLLDLLATAYNMELETVCNYLSQSINLDGFRAKHIKDALAMDIQEELGHATLLAKRIKVLEGTVPGSQSLKMTQDAMQPNGNALDVVAVIEGVIAAEEGAVEHYQKIIDAAGGIDPVTEDLAITIKGDEEEHRRLFKGFLAEAEAG from the coding sequence ATGACGAACGAACAACGCCAGACGCTGCTTGATCTACTCGCCACCGCCTACAACATGGAGCTAGAGACCGTCTGCAACTACCTGTCACAGTCGATCAACCTTGATGGCTTCCGAGCCAAACACATCAAGGACGCTTTAGCGATGGACATCCAGGAAGAGTTGGGGCATGCAACGCTGCTGGCCAAGCGGATCAAAGTGCTGGAAGGAACTGTGCCGGGGAGCCAATCGCTGAAGATGACCCAGGACGCGATGCAGCCCAATGGGAATGCGCTGGATGTCGTCGCAGTGATCGAGGGGGTCATCGCGGCAGAAGAAGGTGCCGTCGAGCATTACCAGAAGATTATTGATGCGGCGGGCGGGATCGACCCGGTGACCGAAGACCTTGCGATCACGATCAAGGGTGATGAAGAAGAACATCGTCGGCTATTCAAGGGGTTTCTCGCTGAAGCAGAGGCGGGCTGA
- a CDS encoding ABC transporter ATP-binding protein, with the protein MGQDKVPTRVAAEASGHDARQCVFSARAITKTYHVGEVDVHALRGVDLDLYAGELVVFLGPSGSGKSTLLNILGGLDLPTAGTVHYVDEDLTAYRDKQLTLFRRNHVGFVFQFYNLIPSLTARENVALVTDISPDPMKPADALEIVGLTDRMDHFPAQLSGGEQQRVAIARAIVKQPEVLLCDEPTGALDAKTGIIVLEAIERVNRELGTTTAVITHNAAISAMADRVVSLSGGAISEIIENTDKRPAGEVTW; encoded by the coding sequence ATGGGGCAAGACAAGGTACCGACTCGCGTTGCTGCGGAAGCATCCGGCCACGATGCCAGGCAGTGTGTTTTTTCTGCGCGGGCGATCACGAAGACCTATCACGTCGGGGAGGTGGATGTCCATGCGCTGCGCGGGGTGGACCTCGACCTCTATGCTGGCGAACTCGTTGTGTTTCTCGGCCCCTCGGGGAGCGGCAAGTCCACTTTGCTCAACATCCTCGGCGGGCTGGACCTGCCGACCGCGGGCACGGTTCACTATGTGGACGAAGACCTGACGGCCTACCGCGACAAGCAACTCACCCTCTTTCGCCGTAATCACGTCGGGTTTGTCTTCCAGTTCTATAACCTGATCCCGAGCCTGACGGCGCGAGAGAATGTCGCGCTGGTAACTGATATCTCCCCGGACCCGATGAAGCCGGCGGACGCGTTAGAGATCGTGGGCCTAACCGATCGTATGGACCACTTCCCGGCCCAGCTTTCGGGCGGGGAGCAGCAGCGCGTAGCGATCGCAAGGGCGATCGTGAAACAGCCGGAGGTCTTGCTATGCGACGAACCGACGGGTGCGTTGGACGCCAAGACGGGGATCATCGTGTTGGAAGCGATCGAACGGGTCAACCGTGAGCTTGGCACGACGACTGCGGTGATCACGCACAACGCTGCAATCTCGGCGATGGCGGACAGGGTGGTGTCGCTATCGGGGGGAGCGATCTCGGAGATTATAGAAAATACTGACAAGCGGCCGGCTGGAGAGGTGACCTGGTGA
- a CDS encoding FtsX-like permease family protein — translation MKALHLKLLRDVAHLRGQAAAIGLVMACGVATFVMSLSLLDSLTGTLDAYYEQNRFADAFAHMERAPLSLADRVAETPGVAHVQPRVAERVTLDMPDMIEPASGQIVSLPDDPDAGLNRLYLRAGRFPEGKRSLEVLVSQGFAHAHGLNPGDTIPAVMNGRLEHLRVVGIALSPEYIYLISPGSMFPDKARFGVFWMARDEMEAAFDMEGAFNDVLLSLTPGASEPDVLARVDELTEPYGGLGAYTRDDQVSHQFVDNEISELRGMTLIVPVIFLGVAAFLLNIVLARMIATQREQIAALKALGYSQAEIGRHYLGFVLIISGLAVVVGSAAGAWMGHGLTALYIEFFDFPSFQYTLHPRVIMLGASVSVASATIGIAHALRAAMRLPPAEAMRPQAPMSFRPTVLERLGLHRVVPVAVRMVLRQLERRPMKTAFSVLGIALAAAVLVVGSFTQDAIDYIYDFQFNRVQQYDMDVVFAGQTDEDVVASTRHLPGVLAVEPYRPVAVRIRHRQVDRRIGLIGLSRSDGLYQLMDMSGEPVTLPEHGIVLSSVLADVLGVHVGDRVCVEALEGRRPEFDVEVTGVIDDFAGLTAYIDLGEMNRLMREPGTVGGVYLTVDEAELDTVYRNLQDAPSVVAVNTKAATAQNFKETLAKNMGLMQPFLIGFAVIIAFGVVYNSARISLSERSRDLATLRVLGFTRREVSAIQLGELAIITGLAIPAGLGLGYLLAWFTATATASELVRIPFIIRTSTFVFAALIVAAASLVSGLVVRRHLDRLDMVSVLKSRE, via the coding sequence GTGAAGGCGCTGCACCTTAAGCTCCTGCGTGATGTTGCGCACCTGCGTGGCCAGGCGGCGGCGATCGGGTTGGTCATGGCCTGCGGGGTCGCGACGTTTGTCATGTCGTTGAGTCTGCTCGACTCGCTGACAGGCACACTGGACGCCTACTACGAGCAGAACCGATTCGCCGATGCCTTTGCACACATGGAGCGTGCCCCACTCTCACTGGCCGACCGCGTCGCGGAGACCCCGGGCGTCGCGCATGTCCAGCCGCGTGTCGCCGAGCGGGTGACGCTGGATATGCCTGACATGATCGAGCCCGCCTCGGGGCAGATCGTCTCGCTACCCGACGACCCGGACGCAGGGCTGAACCGGCTCTATCTCCGGGCGGGTCGATTCCCCGAAGGCAAACGCTCGCTCGAGGTGCTGGTCAGCCAGGGCTTCGCCCATGCCCACGGGCTCAACCCTGGCGACACGATCCCCGCGGTGATGAACGGCCGGCTCGAGCACCTCCGTGTCGTGGGCATCGCGCTCTCGCCCGAATACATCTACCTCATCAGCCCGGGAAGCATGTTCCCCGACAAGGCCCGGTTCGGGGTGTTCTGGATGGCGCGTGACGAGATGGAGGCGGCCTTCGATATGGAGGGCGCGTTCAACGACGTGCTGCTCTCGCTGACCCCGGGAGCGTCGGAGCCCGACGTGCTGGCACGCGTCGATGAGCTGACCGAGCCCTACGGCGGGCTAGGGGCGTACACACGAGACGACCAGGTATCCCATCAGTTTGTCGACAACGAGATCTCGGAGCTACGCGGCATGACGCTGATCGTCCCGGTGATCTTCCTCGGGGTCGCGGCGTTCCTACTAAACATCGTGCTGGCAAGGATGATCGCGACGCAGCGCGAGCAGATCGCCGCACTCAAGGCCTTGGGTTACTCGCAGGCCGAGATCGGGCGTCACTACCTGGGTTTCGTTCTGATCATCAGCGGCCTGGCCGTCGTCGTCGGGTCTGCCGCCGGCGCGTGGATGGGCCATGGGCTGACGGCACTCTACATCGAGTTCTTCGACTTCCCGTCATTCCAATACACACTGCACCCACGTGTGATCATGCTGGGTGCATCGGTCAGCGTCGCTTCCGCGACGATCGGGATCGCCCACGCCCTACGTGCGGCGATGCGCCTGCCACCCGCCGAGGCGATGCGGCCTCAGGCCCCGATGTCGTTCCGCCCGACGGTCCTCGAACGCCTGGGCCTGCACCGCGTGGTCCCTGTCGCGGTCCGCATGGTCCTGCGGCAACTCGAGCGCCGCCCCATGAAGACCGCGTTCTCCGTCCTAGGTATCGCCTTGGCCGCCGCCGTCCTTGTTGTCGGCTCGTTCACCCAGGATGCCATCGACTACATCTACGACTTCCAGTTCAACCGCGTCCAGCAGTACGACATGGATGTGGTCTTCGCCGGTCAGACCGACGAAGATGTGGTCGCCTCAACGCGCCACCTCCCCGGGGTCTTGGCGGTCGAGCCCTACCGGCCGGTCGCAGTACGCATCCGTCACCGTCAGGTCGATCGGCGCATCGGCCTTATCGGCCTGTCGCGCTCCGACGGGCTGTACCAACTCATGGACATGAGCGGGGAGCCCGTCACGCTGCCCGAGCACGGGATTGTCCTCTCCAGCGTCCTCGCAGACGTCCTCGGCGTCCACGTAGGGGACAGGGTCTGTGTCGAGGCGCTCGAAGGACGTCGGCCTGAGTTTGATGTCGAGGTCACCGGTGTCATCGATGACTTCGCCGGACTCACCGCCTATATCGACTTGGGCGAGATGAACCGTCTTATGCGCGAACCCGGGACGGTCGGCGGGGTGTATCTCACCGTCGACGAAGCAGAGCTCGACACGGTCTATCGCAATCTCCAAGATGCGCCAAGCGTTGTCGCCGTCAACACGAAGGCCGCCACCGCACAGAACTTCAAAGAGACCCTCGCCAAGAACATGGGGCTGATGCAGCCGTTCCTCATCGGGTTCGCGGTCATCATCGCCTTCGGTGTTGTCTATAACAGCGCCCGGATCTCGCTATCGGAGCGCAGCCGTGACCTCGCGACACTTCGGGTTCTTGGCTTCACCCGGCGTGAAGTCTCGGCGATCCAGCTCGGAGAGTTGGCGATCATCACCGGGCTGGCCATCCCCGCCGGGCTCGGGCTGGGCTACCTCCTGGCATGGTTCACCGCCACCGCGACGGCGAGCGAACTCGTCCGCATCCCATTTATTATCAGGACCAGCACTTTTGTCTTCGCCGCGTTGATCGTTGCGGCAGCTTCACTGGTCTCCGGCCTTGTCGTCCGCCGGCACCTGGACCGGCTCGATATGGTCTCCGTCCTCAAGTCACGGGAATAG
- a CDS encoding HlyD family efflux transporter periplasmic adaptor subunit has product MPKPIKWTLIVVIALAVLAGVAFVLRPQPVPVEVAVVTVAPMRVSVDEEGKTRIRERYTVSSPLAGRLQRIRLDAGDAVEANQTRLVVIDPTDPALLDPRAMAETEARVRAAEAVVGRAEAELERARVALAFATDEHTRVQAMFESGAANAHDLEQEATRERTAAQEHRAAEFGKEIAQYELEVARSALQYAQSGEGFEGLTQMSIYSPIDGAVLRVFQQSMAVVAAGEPLIEVGDPRDLELVIDVLSTDAVNIHPGQHVLIEHWGGDHTLEAVVRIVEPSAFTKVSSLGIEEQRVNVIADFVTPADQRNTLGDGFRIEAGIVIWTTDQALQIHTSATFRDGGEWAVFVIQNGRATLRQIEIGRRNGETTQVISGLAEGDRVVRHPSDSITEGVRVVERDR; this is encoded by the coding sequence ATGCCAAAGCCTATCAAATGGACCTTGATTGTTGTGATCGCGCTTGCTGTGCTGGCGGGAGTGGCCTTCGTTCTACGCCCGCAGCCGGTTCCCGTCGAGGTCGCTGTCGTTACAGTGGCCCCGATGCGGGTGTCGGTCGACGAAGAAGGAAAGACACGAATCCGAGAACGGTACACCGTCTCCAGCCCGCTCGCGGGCCGGCTTCAGCGGATTAGGCTCGATGCTGGCGACGCGGTCGAGGCGAATCAGACCCGTTTAGTCGTGATTGATCCGACCGACCCGGCGCTGCTCGACCCACGCGCAATGGCAGAGACCGAGGCCCGCGTCCGCGCGGCAGAGGCGGTGGTCGGCCGGGCCGAGGCCGAGTTGGAACGTGCCCGTGTCGCACTCGCGTTCGCCACCGACGAACACACCCGGGTCCAGGCGATGTTCGAGTCCGGGGCCGCCAACGCACACGACCTTGAACAAGAAGCAACGCGCGAACGCACGGCCGCTCAGGAACATCGTGCCGCCGAGTTCGGTAAGGAGATTGCCCAGTACGAGCTCGAAGTGGCACGCAGCGCGCTCCAGTATGCTCAGTCTGGCGAAGGGTTCGAGGGGCTCACCCAGATGTCCATCTACTCCCCGATCGACGGCGCGGTGCTGCGTGTTTTCCAGCAGAGTATGGCTGTCGTCGCAGCCGGCGAGCCGCTAATCGAGGTCGGAGACCCGCGCGATCTCGAATTGGTGATCGATGTACTCTCCACCGACGCGGTCAACATTCACCCCGGCCAGCACGTCCTGATCGAGCACTGGGGCGGCGATCATACGCTTGAAGCCGTCGTGCGCATCGTCGAACCCTCAGCCTTCACCAAGGTCTCCTCGCTTGGGATCGAAGAGCAACGTGTCAACGTCATTGCCGACTTCGTCACACCAGCAGACCAGCGCAACACCCTGGGTGACGGTTTCAGAATCGAGGCGGGCATCGTTATCTGGACGACTGATCAAGCCCTCCAGATCCACACAAGCGCCACATTCCGAGATGGCGGAGAGTGGGCGGTCTTTGTGATTCAGAACGGCCGGGCAACACTTCGCCAAATCGAAATCGGGCGGCGCAATGGCGAGACGACACAAGTCATCTCGGGCCTGGCCGAAGGCGATCGCGTCGTCCGCCATCCCAGCGATTCAATTACCGAAGGGGTCCGTGTAGTAGAACGGGATCGCTAG